A portion of the Diprion similis isolate iyDipSimi1 chromosome 4, iyDipSimi1.1, whole genome shotgun sequence genome contains these proteins:
- the LOC124405687 gene encoding disks large-associated protein 5-like isoform X1: protein MADLRTHYKKKAVGFGNLEESRIIRAAEQVNARKQRRSAVHAVNRKIIGSDEPKDQNVQEDRRMKLLRWRAERDLQKKIQKAMKPPVFRVGVCHHKLNSPIFLHQNLPATKPVKSSIPPRITRATSKRLASKASMKAHTPEAGIVLRNKKPITKVFGQRNVNKSVKSVGKTDIPDSSFAPDNHEFKPPTGLPSLPLFGQAALEGPKQNHDTTVTPVFFSPYIVNAKKKEALRQKQLQQSNTTTDSVLKQSESDVSLTASVFEKDEERTTSYFRRVTDGEVMRLKALCWDWMMIKSAPGTPEDAQLMINQAIGQTNLLIDKKVKQFRKLIAQCETGSGEKLVTCDDLQGFWDMVYMQVEDCDCRFAKLNQLKERNWQETEQKKIKAKKIVAPKPPVAATKKNGPSKPSSIREMILAARRMKIESQANQNSPAVTISESSKPCVESLCLPTIKFDGGFFMVESPKKIITPRNLQKSTPLPHSKFSGESKHRRSALKSIGVSQMLKPLEIESEPLIPFSTFQQTPGKSILKQTETHKSASCTTRSQNKVNFVGDGEIFTKSNNPLGKESSTIILDTESINTKQEAELDVKKRLDFLSLDSSDSDSETQYTKKTLEQNSSELSCNDEAVSREHENLQTLEDGKIVKIERNGFSDSVIVSKNSVNLARVTRTTRQSALKKLTKRMELDNSNIHSNIAETPYDRVSPMETSKLQKENKKPGSPESTKLRRSARRSVRFTGEECTVCSSLEQVRPMTPHVKRRTSKSSERRKSYK from the exons ATGGCAGACCTGCGAACTCATTACAAGAAAAAAGCCGTTGGATTCGGCAATTTAGAAGAATCAAGAATTATAAGAGCTGCTGAACAAGTCAACGCTAGAAAACAACGTCGTTCAGCCGTACATGCCGTTAATAGGAAAATCATCGGATCAG atGAACCTAAAGATCAAAACGTTCAAGAGGATAGACGAATGAAATTGTTAAGATGGAGGGCAGAAAGagacttacaaaaaaaaattcaaaaagcaATGAAACCACCAGTATTTCGTGTTGGAGTTTGTCACCATAAACTCAATTCTCCTATTTTCCTACATCAAAATCTGCCAGCAACGAAACCGGTGAAGTCATCGATACCACCTAGAATAACTAGAGCCACTTCCAAAAGGCTTGCATCGAAAGCTTCTATGAAAGCACACACACCTGAGGCTGGTATTGTTTTAAGGAATAAAAAACCAATTACAAAAGTCTTCGGTCAAAGAAATGTGAATAAAAGTGTGAAAAGTGTTGGAAAAACAGATATTCCAGACAGTTCGTTTGCACCCGATAATCATGAGTTTAAACCACCGACCGGTTTACCATCCCTGCCTTTGTTTGGCCAGGCAGCATTGGAAGGACCAAAACAAAATCATGATACTACAGTTACTCCTGTATTCTTCTCTCCTTATATTGTTAATGCTAAGAAGAAAGAAGCTTTACGTCAAAAACAGCTGCAGCAATCCAACACTACGACTGATAGCGTGCTAAAGCAATCTGAAAGTGATGTATCACTAACTGCTTCAGTTTTCGAAAAAGACGAAGAGCGAACGACATCGTATTTTAGAAGAGTCACAGATGGAGAAGTTATGAGATTAAAAGCTCTCTGTTGGGATTGGATGATGATAAAATCTGCCCCTGGTACCCCAGAAGATGCTCAACTCATGATAAATCAAGCAATTGGTCAAACAAATCTGTTGAttgacaaaaaagtaaaacaatttcGAAAACTCATAGCACAATGTGAAACTGGTTCGGGAGAAAAATTGGTAACCTGTGACGACTTGCAAGGGTTTTGGGACATGGTGTACATGCAAGTCGAAGACTGCGATtgcagatttgcaaaattgaatcaattgaaagagagaaattggCAAGaaactgaacaaaaaaaaattaaagctaAGAAAATAGTAGCACCTAAGCCACCAGTAGCAGCAACTAAGAAGAATGGCCCTTCCAAACCTAGTTCTATCCGTGAAATGATCTTAGCTGCTcggagaatgaaaattgaatcacaAGCAAATCAGAATTCACCAGCTGTCACCATTTCAGAATCCAGCAAACCTTGTGTTGAGTCGTTATGTTTGCccacaataaaatttgatggtGGTTTTTTCATGGTTGAAAGtccaaagaaaattattacgcCAAGAAATCTTCAGAAATCAACTCCATTACcacattcaaaattttcagggGAGTCTAAACATCGTCGCTCAGCACTCAAATCAATTGGAGTTTCTCAGATGCTCAAACCACTGGAAATTGAGTCAGAACCCCTTATCCCCTTTTCGACCTTCCAACAGACACCAggaaaaagtattttaaagCAAACAGAAACTCACAAGTCTGCATCCTGTACCACAAGATCTCAAAATAAAGTTAATTTTGTTGGCGATGGGGAAATATTTACAAAGAGTAATAATCCTTTGGGTAAAGAATCAAGTACTATTATTCTTGATACCGAAAGCATCAATACAAAGCAAGAAGCAGAGCTGGACGTCAAGAAAAGACTAGATTTTTTGAGCCTTGATTCGAGCGATTCAGATTCTGAAACACAGTATACTAAAAAAACCCTGGAACAAAACAGTTCTGAACTTTCTTGCAATGATGAAGCTGTCAGTAGAGAGCATGAAAATCTCCAAACTCTGGAAGATggtaaaattgtcaaaattgaaAGGAATGGCTTTTCAGATTCAGTTATAGTGagtaaaaattctgtaaaccTAGCAAGAGTAACACGAACGACTCGTCAATCAGCATTGAAAAAACTTACCAAGAGAATGGAGCTGGATAATTCAAACATTCATTCGAACATAGCAGAGACTCCTTACGACAGAGTAAGCCCTATG GAAACAAGCAAGCTCCagaaagagaacaaaaaacCGGGAAGTCCAGAAAGCACAAAGCTAAGACGATCTGCCAGAAGAAGTGTTAGATTCACAG GAGAGGAATGTACGGTGTGCTCGAGTTTGGAACAGGTTCGGCCAATGACTCCCCATGTAAAACGACGAACTAGTAAATCATCTGAGAGACGGAAGTCGTACAAATAA
- the LOC124405687 gene encoding disks large-associated protein 5-like isoform X2, with product MADLRTHYKKKAVGFGNLEESRIIRAAEQVNARKQRRSAVHAVNRKIIGSDEPKDQNVQEDRRMKLLRWRAERDLQKKIQKAMKPPVFRVGVCHHKLNSPIFLHQNLPATKPVKSSIPPRITRATSKRLASKASMKAHTPEAGIVLRNKKPITKVFGQRNVNKSVKSVGKTDIPDSSFAPDNHEFKPPTGLPSLPLFGQAALEGPKQNHDTTVTPVFFSPYIVNAKKKEALRQKQLQQSNTTTDSVLKQSESDVSLTASVFEKDEERTTSYFRRVTDGEVMRLKALCWDWMMIKSAPGTPEDAQLMINQAIGQTNLLIDKKVKQFRKLIAQCETGSGEKLVTCDDLQGFWDMVYMQVEDCDCRFAKLNQLKERNWQETEQKKIKAKKIVAPKPPVAATKKNGPSKPSSIREMILAARRMKIESQANQNSPAVTISESSKPCVESLCLPTIKFDGGFFMVESPKKIITPRNLQKSTPLPHSKFSGESKHRRSALKSIGVSQMLKPLEIESEPLIPFSTFQQTPGKSILKQTETHKSASCTTRSQNKVNFVGDGEIFTKSNNPLGKESSTIILDTESINTKQEAELDVKKRLDFLSLDSSDSDSETQYTKKTLEQNSSELSCNDEAVSREHENLQTLEDGKIVKIERNGFSDSVIVSKNSVNLARVTRTTRQSALKKLTKRMELDNSNIHSNIAETPYDRETSKLQKENKKPGSPESTKLRRSARRSVRFTGEECTVCSSLEQVRPMTPHVKRRTSKSSERRKSYK from the exons ATGGCAGACCTGCGAACTCATTACAAGAAAAAAGCCGTTGGATTCGGCAATTTAGAAGAATCAAGAATTATAAGAGCTGCTGAACAAGTCAACGCTAGAAAACAACGTCGTTCAGCCGTACATGCCGTTAATAGGAAAATCATCGGATCAG atGAACCTAAAGATCAAAACGTTCAAGAGGATAGACGAATGAAATTGTTAAGATGGAGGGCAGAAAGagacttacaaaaaaaaattcaaaaagcaATGAAACCACCAGTATTTCGTGTTGGAGTTTGTCACCATAAACTCAATTCTCCTATTTTCCTACATCAAAATCTGCCAGCAACGAAACCGGTGAAGTCATCGATACCACCTAGAATAACTAGAGCCACTTCCAAAAGGCTTGCATCGAAAGCTTCTATGAAAGCACACACACCTGAGGCTGGTATTGTTTTAAGGAATAAAAAACCAATTACAAAAGTCTTCGGTCAAAGAAATGTGAATAAAAGTGTGAAAAGTGTTGGAAAAACAGATATTCCAGACAGTTCGTTTGCACCCGATAATCATGAGTTTAAACCACCGACCGGTTTACCATCCCTGCCTTTGTTTGGCCAGGCAGCATTGGAAGGACCAAAACAAAATCATGATACTACAGTTACTCCTGTATTCTTCTCTCCTTATATTGTTAATGCTAAGAAGAAAGAAGCTTTACGTCAAAAACAGCTGCAGCAATCCAACACTACGACTGATAGCGTGCTAAAGCAATCTGAAAGTGATGTATCACTAACTGCTTCAGTTTTCGAAAAAGACGAAGAGCGAACGACATCGTATTTTAGAAGAGTCACAGATGGAGAAGTTATGAGATTAAAAGCTCTCTGTTGGGATTGGATGATGATAAAATCTGCCCCTGGTACCCCAGAAGATGCTCAACTCATGATAAATCAAGCAATTGGTCAAACAAATCTGTTGAttgacaaaaaagtaaaacaatttcGAAAACTCATAGCACAATGTGAAACTGGTTCGGGAGAAAAATTGGTAACCTGTGACGACTTGCAAGGGTTTTGGGACATGGTGTACATGCAAGTCGAAGACTGCGATtgcagatttgcaaaattgaatcaattgaaagagagaaattggCAAGaaactgaacaaaaaaaaattaaagctaAGAAAATAGTAGCACCTAAGCCACCAGTAGCAGCAACTAAGAAGAATGGCCCTTCCAAACCTAGTTCTATCCGTGAAATGATCTTAGCTGCTcggagaatgaaaattgaatcacaAGCAAATCAGAATTCACCAGCTGTCACCATTTCAGAATCCAGCAAACCTTGTGTTGAGTCGTTATGTTTGCccacaataaaatttgatggtGGTTTTTTCATGGTTGAAAGtccaaagaaaattattacgcCAAGAAATCTTCAGAAATCAACTCCATTACcacattcaaaattttcagggGAGTCTAAACATCGTCGCTCAGCACTCAAATCAATTGGAGTTTCTCAGATGCTCAAACCACTGGAAATTGAGTCAGAACCCCTTATCCCCTTTTCGACCTTCCAACAGACACCAggaaaaagtattttaaagCAAACAGAAACTCACAAGTCTGCATCCTGTACCACAAGATCTCAAAATAAAGTTAATTTTGTTGGCGATGGGGAAATATTTACAAAGAGTAATAATCCTTTGGGTAAAGAATCAAGTACTATTATTCTTGATACCGAAAGCATCAATACAAAGCAAGAAGCAGAGCTGGACGTCAAGAAAAGACTAGATTTTTTGAGCCTTGATTCGAGCGATTCAGATTCTGAAACACAGTATACTAAAAAAACCCTGGAACAAAACAGTTCTGAACTTTCTTGCAATGATGAAGCTGTCAGTAGAGAGCATGAAAATCTCCAAACTCTGGAAGATggtaaaattgtcaaaattgaaAGGAATGGCTTTTCAGATTCAGTTATAGTGagtaaaaattctgtaaaccTAGCAAGAGTAACACGAACGACTCGTCAATCAGCATTGAAAAAACTTACCAAGAGAATGGAGCTGGATAATTCAAACATTCATTCGAACATAGCAGAGACTCCTTACGACAGA GAAACAAGCAAGCTCCagaaagagaacaaaaaacCGGGAAGTCCAGAAAGCACAAAGCTAAGACGATCTGCCAGAAGAAGTGTTAGATTCACAG GAGAGGAATGTACGGTGTGCTCGAGTTTGGAACAGGTTCGGCCAATGACTCCCCATGTAAAACGACGAACTAGTAAATCATCTGAGAGACGGAAGTCGTACAAATAA
- the LOC124405687 gene encoding disks large-associated protein 5-like isoform X3, with the protein MPLIGKSSDQVLQLHPKTGVENVQDEPKDQNVQEDRRMKLLRWRAERDLQKKIQKAMKPPVFRVGVCHHKLNSPIFLHQNLPATKPVKSSIPPRITRATSKRLASKASMKAHTPEAGIVLRNKKPITKVFGQRNVNKSVKSVGKTDIPDSSFAPDNHEFKPPTGLPSLPLFGQAALEGPKQNHDTTVTPVFFSPYIVNAKKKEALRQKQLQQSNTTTDSVLKQSESDVSLTASVFEKDEERTTSYFRRVTDGEVMRLKALCWDWMMIKSAPGTPEDAQLMINQAIGQTNLLIDKKVKQFRKLIAQCETGSGEKLVTCDDLQGFWDMVYMQVEDCDCRFAKLNQLKERNWQETEQKKIKAKKIVAPKPPVAATKKNGPSKPSSIREMILAARRMKIESQANQNSPAVTISESSKPCVESLCLPTIKFDGGFFMVESPKKIITPRNLQKSTPLPHSKFSGESKHRRSALKSIGVSQMLKPLEIESEPLIPFSTFQQTPGKSILKQTETHKSASCTTRSQNKVNFVGDGEIFTKSNNPLGKESSTIILDTESINTKQEAELDVKKRLDFLSLDSSDSDSETQYTKKTLEQNSSELSCNDEAVSREHENLQTLEDGKIVKIERNGFSDSVIVSKNSVNLARVTRTTRQSALKKLTKRMELDNSNIHSNIAETPYDRVSPMETSKLQKENKKPGSPESTKLRRSARRSVRFTGEECTVCSSLEQVRPMTPHVKRRTSKSSERRKSYK; encoded by the exons ATGCCGTTAATAGGAAAATCATCGGATCAGGTACTTCAGCTACATCCAAAAACGGGTGTAGAAAACGTACA agatGAACCTAAAGATCAAAACGTTCAAGAGGATAGACGAATGAAATTGTTAAGATGGAGGGCAGAAAGagacttacaaaaaaaaattcaaaaagcaATGAAACCACCAGTATTTCGTGTTGGAGTTTGTCACCATAAACTCAATTCTCCTATTTTCCTACATCAAAATCTGCCAGCAACGAAACCGGTGAAGTCATCGATACCACCTAGAATAACTAGAGCCACTTCCAAAAGGCTTGCATCGAAAGCTTCTATGAAAGCACACACACCTGAGGCTGGTATTGTTTTAAGGAATAAAAAACCAATTACAAAAGTCTTCGGTCAAAGAAATGTGAATAAAAGTGTGAAAAGTGTTGGAAAAACAGATATTCCAGACAGTTCGTTTGCACCCGATAATCATGAGTTTAAACCACCGACCGGTTTACCATCCCTGCCTTTGTTTGGCCAGGCAGCATTGGAAGGACCAAAACAAAATCATGATACTACAGTTACTCCTGTATTCTTCTCTCCTTATATTGTTAATGCTAAGAAGAAAGAAGCTTTACGTCAAAAACAGCTGCAGCAATCCAACACTACGACTGATAGCGTGCTAAAGCAATCTGAAAGTGATGTATCACTAACTGCTTCAGTTTTCGAAAAAGACGAAGAGCGAACGACATCGTATTTTAGAAGAGTCACAGATGGAGAAGTTATGAGATTAAAAGCTCTCTGTTGGGATTGGATGATGATAAAATCTGCCCCTGGTACCCCAGAAGATGCTCAACTCATGATAAATCAAGCAATTGGTCAAACAAATCTGTTGAttgacaaaaaagtaaaacaatttcGAAAACTCATAGCACAATGTGAAACTGGTTCGGGAGAAAAATTGGTAACCTGTGACGACTTGCAAGGGTTTTGGGACATGGTGTACATGCAAGTCGAAGACTGCGATtgcagatttgcaaaattgaatcaattgaaagagagaaattggCAAGaaactgaacaaaaaaaaattaaagctaAGAAAATAGTAGCACCTAAGCCACCAGTAGCAGCAACTAAGAAGAATGGCCCTTCCAAACCTAGTTCTATCCGTGAAATGATCTTAGCTGCTcggagaatgaaaattgaatcacaAGCAAATCAGAATTCACCAGCTGTCACCATTTCAGAATCCAGCAAACCTTGTGTTGAGTCGTTATGTTTGCccacaataaaatttgatggtGGTTTTTTCATGGTTGAAAGtccaaagaaaattattacgcCAAGAAATCTTCAGAAATCAACTCCATTACcacattcaaaattttcagggGAGTCTAAACATCGTCGCTCAGCACTCAAATCAATTGGAGTTTCTCAGATGCTCAAACCACTGGAAATTGAGTCAGAACCCCTTATCCCCTTTTCGACCTTCCAACAGACACCAggaaaaagtattttaaagCAAACAGAAACTCACAAGTCTGCATCCTGTACCACAAGATCTCAAAATAAAGTTAATTTTGTTGGCGATGGGGAAATATTTACAAAGAGTAATAATCCTTTGGGTAAAGAATCAAGTACTATTATTCTTGATACCGAAAGCATCAATACAAAGCAAGAAGCAGAGCTGGACGTCAAGAAAAGACTAGATTTTTTGAGCCTTGATTCGAGCGATTCAGATTCTGAAACACAGTATACTAAAAAAACCCTGGAACAAAACAGTTCTGAACTTTCTTGCAATGATGAAGCTGTCAGTAGAGAGCATGAAAATCTCCAAACTCTGGAAGATggtaaaattgtcaaaattgaaAGGAATGGCTTTTCAGATTCAGTTATAGTGagtaaaaattctgtaaaccTAGCAAGAGTAACACGAACGACTCGTCAATCAGCATTGAAAAAACTTACCAAGAGAATGGAGCTGGATAATTCAAACATTCATTCGAACATAGCAGAGACTCCTTACGACAGAGTAAGCCCTATG GAAACAAGCAAGCTCCagaaagagaacaaaaaacCGGGAAGTCCAGAAAGCACAAAGCTAAGACGATCTGCCAGAAGAAGTGTTAGATTCACAG GAGAGGAATGTACGGTGTGCTCGAGTTTGGAACAGGTTCGGCCAATGACTCCCCATGTAAAACGACGAACTAGTAAATCATCTGAGAGACGGAAGTCGTACAAATAA